From the Microcoleus sp. bin38.metabat.b11b12b14.051 genome, one window contains:
- a CDS encoding COP23 domain-containing protein, producing the protein MLLKAQSFLSLLTGLAISLGLVTTLSQSTAAQNRTSDNNTFFCGTSNGQPATLVRGARRNFPLIRWTDNSFPPPWNAQQRCEEISQRLQRFHDNQVLNYIAAKMWAGQPVLCITSVRNGPCRPDGLLVTLKPGTDLQRTFQRLRNNLEGGADRTPLELSGNEAITYMNGEAYLDISKLLPEEDEAPPRILK; encoded by the coding sequence ATGCTCCTAAAAGCCCAATCTTTTCTCTCATTGCTGACTGGGTTAGCTATTTCACTAGGATTGGTGACAACACTTTCTCAATCCACCGCCGCTCAAAATCGGACATCCGACAACAATACGTTTTTTTGCGGTACCAGCAACGGTCAACCCGCAACCCTCGTGCGCGGCGCAAGAAGAAATTTCCCGCTAATTCGCTGGACAGATAACTCTTTTCCTCCGCCTTGGAATGCCCAGCAACGCTGCGAGGAGATTTCTCAAAGATTGCAGCGGTTTCACGATAACCAAGTCCTCAATTATATTGCTGCTAAAATGTGGGCCGGTCAACCCGTATTGTGTATTACCAGTGTCCGAAATGGCCCGTGTCGGCCAGACGGACTGTTAGTAACTCTCAAACCAGGAACAGACTTGCAGCGGACTTTCCAACGGCTGAGGAACAATCTTGAAGGAGGAGCCGATCGCACGCCTCTCGAACTCAGTGGCAATGAAGCAATTACTTACATGAATGGCGAAGCTTACCTCGATATTAGCAAATTGCTGCCAGAAGAAGATGAAGCACCGCCCAGAATCTTGAAATAG